One Tomitella gaofuii DNA segment encodes these proteins:
- a CDS encoding acyl-CoA dehydrogenase, with amino-acid sequence MGHFKSNTRDIEFNLFEDLKVQEPMSQGAWGDFDEDTARTMISEVAKLAEGPLGEAYADADRNPPTFDPETHEVTLPEGFKKSFRTMWDAEYYRMGLPEEIGGVPAPRVLGWSLNEMMLGAQPAAFMYAAGPSFAGVLFQNGTDEQKKWAETCVERGWGATMVLTEPDAGSDVGAGRTKAVQQDDGTWHIEGVKRFITSADSDDLFENIFHLVLARPEGAGPGTKGLSLFFVPKFHFDFDSNEMGERNGVFVTGVEHKMGLKASATCEVTFGGNGVPAVGWLVGEVHNGIAQMFDVIEHARMMVGTKAIGTLSTGYLNALEYAKERVQGADLTQMTDKTAPRVTITHHPDVRRALMMQKAYAEGMRAVYLYTAAHQDQAMAEFTSGADLETAHRVNDLLLPIVKGVGSERAYQYLTDSLQTLGGSGFLQDYPIEQYIRDAKIDSLYEGTTAIQAQDFFFRKIARDRGTALGHVAGQIKAFVDSPDADGRLKGERVHLATAMEDVQGMVTTMTGWLMGAQEQPAELYKVGLASVRFLMSFGDLLVGWRLLHQAEIALAALDGDAADKDRAFYEGKVGVAQFFARNVLPELTANRKIVENIDGEIMELDEAAF; translated from the coding sequence ATGGGCCATTTCAAGAGCAACACCCGCGATATCGAGTTCAACCTCTTCGAGGACCTCAAAGTCCAAGAGCCGATGTCCCAGGGCGCCTGGGGCGATTTCGACGAGGACACCGCGCGCACGATGATCTCCGAGGTCGCCAAGCTGGCCGAGGGGCCGCTGGGCGAGGCGTACGCGGACGCCGACCGCAACCCGCCCACCTTCGACCCCGAAACCCACGAGGTCACGCTGCCCGAGGGCTTCAAGAAGTCCTTCCGCACCATGTGGGACGCGGAGTACTACCGCATGGGCCTGCCGGAGGAGATCGGCGGCGTCCCCGCCCCGCGCGTGCTCGGGTGGAGCCTCAACGAGATGATGCTCGGCGCACAGCCCGCCGCCTTCATGTACGCCGCGGGCCCGTCGTTCGCCGGCGTGCTGTTCCAGAACGGCACCGACGAGCAGAAGAAGTGGGCGGAGACCTGCGTCGAGCGCGGCTGGGGCGCCACCATGGTGCTCACCGAGCCGGACGCCGGCTCCGACGTGGGCGCCGGCCGCACCAAGGCCGTCCAGCAGGACGACGGCACCTGGCACATCGAGGGCGTCAAGCGGTTCATCACCTCCGCCGACTCCGACGACCTGTTCGAGAACATCTTCCACCTGGTTCTCGCCCGCCCCGAGGGCGCCGGGCCCGGGACCAAGGGCCTGAGCCTGTTCTTCGTGCCCAAGTTCCACTTCGACTTCGACAGCAATGAGATGGGCGAGCGCAACGGCGTCTTCGTCACCGGCGTCGAGCACAAGATGGGCCTGAAGGCGTCCGCCACCTGCGAGGTCACCTTCGGCGGGAACGGCGTCCCGGCCGTGGGCTGGCTCGTCGGCGAGGTCCACAACGGCATCGCGCAGATGTTCGACGTGATCGAGCACGCCCGCATGATGGTGGGCACCAAGGCCATCGGCACCCTCTCCACCGGGTACCTCAACGCGCTCGAGTACGCCAAGGAGCGCGTCCAGGGCGCCGACCTCACGCAGATGACCGACAAGACCGCGCCGCGCGTGACCATCACGCATCACCCGGACGTGCGCCGGGCGCTGATGATGCAGAAGGCCTACGCCGAGGGCATGCGCGCCGTGTACCTGTACACCGCCGCCCACCAGGACCAGGCGATGGCCGAGTTCACCTCCGGCGCCGACCTCGAGACCGCGCACCGCGTGAACGACCTGCTGCTGCCCATCGTCAAGGGTGTCGGCTCCGAGCGTGCCTACCAGTACCTGACCGACAGCCTGCAGACGCTCGGCGGGTCCGGGTTCCTGCAGGATTACCCCATCGAGCAGTACATCCGCGACGCCAAGATCGACTCGCTCTACGAGGGCACCACCGCGATCCAGGCGCAGGACTTCTTCTTCCGCAAGATCGCCCGCGACCGCGGCACGGCCCTCGGGCACGTGGCCGGCCAGATCAAGGCCTTCGTCGACTCCCCGGACGCGGACGGGCGCCTCAAGGGCGAGCGCGTGCACCTGGCCACCGCCATGGAGGACGTGCAGGGCATGGTCACCACCATGACCGGCTGGCTCATGGGCGCCCAGGAGCAGCCCGCCGAGCTCTACAAGGTGGGCCTGGCGTCGGTGCGGTTCCTCATGTCGTTCGGCGACCTGCTCGTGGGCTGGCGGCTGCTGCACCAGGCGGAGATCGCCCTCGCCGCCCTCGACGGCGACGCCGCCGACAAGGACCGCGCGTTCTACGAGGGCAAGGTGGGCGTCGCCCAGTTCTTCGCCCGCAACGTGCTGCCGGAGCTCACGGCCAACCGCAAGATCGTCGAGAACATCGACGGCGAGATCATGGAGCTCGACGAGGCGGCGTTCTGA
- a CDS encoding NAD(P)/FAD-dependent oxidoreductase: protein MRPGRVVIVGTGIAGAAAAQTLRKDGFDGEVVMIGADRRPPYRRTMLTKDLLSGRVDADRIALRSADAWQTMPVEIRTGTRAAHLDPVGRSITTEDVGTGARATLGYDALLLATGGRARRLGPPGGPAWPGVLHVRDAEDALALRSRIGEAAGAPGPRGRLVIVGAGLIGCEVAAVAAAAGVAVTLLEAGPRPLAGTVPDAVSTMLADLHTGHGVTIETGVQVVGVVGDPDSDTPGRGVSVVHAADGRRWTAGIVVGAVGMSPATELAQSAGLAVADGILVDEYCATSAPGVHAAGDAARFPDPLTGGTRRIEHWNHGQAHGAAAARAILGAGRPYREVPWCWTHQYGVNLQIAGTPHAAQEWRVQGDLGARDFLSTGFADGREVAAVAAGRPTELRAARARIGEHLTRAGAPAAAR, encoded by the coding sequence GTGAGGCCGGGCCGGGTGGTCATCGTCGGCACCGGGATCGCCGGGGCGGCCGCCGCACAGACACTGCGCAAGGACGGGTTCGACGGCGAGGTCGTCATGATCGGCGCGGACCGACGGCCGCCCTACCGGCGCACGATGCTGACGAAGGACCTGCTCTCCGGCCGCGTGGACGCCGACCGCATCGCGCTCCGCTCCGCCGACGCCTGGCAGACGATGCCGGTGGAGATCCGCACAGGCACACGCGCCGCACACCTCGACCCCGTCGGCCGCAGCATCACCACGGAGGACGTCGGCACCGGCGCCCGGGCGACGCTCGGCTACGACGCGCTCCTGCTGGCCACCGGCGGCCGTGCACGGCGGCTCGGCCCGCCCGGCGGGCCCGCCTGGCCGGGCGTGCTGCACGTGCGGGACGCCGAGGACGCGCTGGCACTGCGCAGCCGCATCGGCGAGGCCGCCGGCGCGCCGGGTCCTCGCGGGCGTCTCGTGATCGTCGGCGCAGGCCTGATCGGGTGCGAGGTCGCCGCCGTGGCCGCGGCGGCGGGAGTCGCGGTGACCCTCCTCGAGGCCGGACCGCGGCCGCTGGCGGGCACCGTCCCGGACGCGGTGTCGACGATGCTCGCGGACCTGCACACCGGGCACGGCGTGACGATCGAGACCGGCGTGCAGGTCGTCGGCGTCGTCGGGGATCCCGACTCCGACACTCCGGGACGGGGCGTGTCCGTCGTCCACGCCGCGGACGGCCGGCGGTGGACCGCGGGCATCGTCGTCGGCGCGGTCGGCATGAGCCCGGCGACGGAGCTTGCGCAGTCCGCCGGGCTCGCCGTCGCCGACGGGATCCTCGTCGACGAGTACTGCGCCACCTCCGCGCCGGGCGTCCACGCGGCCGGCGACGCGGCCCGCTTCCCCGACCCGCTCACTGGCGGCACCCGCCGGATCGAGCACTGGAACCACGGGCAGGCGCACGGCGCCGCCGCCGCACGGGCGATCCTCGGCGCCGGACGGCCCTACCGCGAGGTGCCCTGGTGCTGGACCCACCAGTACGGCGTGAACCTGCAGATCGCGGGAACACCGCACGCCGCCCAGGAGTGGCGCGTGCAGGGGGACCTCGGCGCGCGTGACTTCCTGTCCACCGGGTTCGCGGACGGTCGGGAGGTGGCGGCCGTGGCGGCCGGCCGGCCCACGGAGCTGCGGGCGGCGCGGGCGCGCATCGGCGAGCACCTCACCCGGGCCGGCGCGCCGGCGGCCGCCCGATGA
- a CDS encoding TetR/AcrR family transcriptional regulator encodes MAAGRSARIPYHQATRRLLRQSVFDSVLELQADKAWSAITMTDIARTAGVSRQTLYNEFGSRHDVAQQYILRLVDGYLDQVETDIAEHPGDARAALETAFRSFLTMAAADPMVRSAIEGTASDDVLRLMTSEAGTLLASASERLARIFADSWARLSPDDAHRLGRHLVRHALSYVTIAPGTEEDPAADMSLLLAPAVQALADDAAR; translated from the coding sequence ATGGCAGCCGGCCGGAGCGCACGCATCCCCTACCACCAGGCGACCCGTCGCCTCCTGCGGCAGTCCGTCTTCGACTCGGTCCTCGAGCTCCAGGCGGACAAGGCCTGGTCGGCGATCACCATGACCGACATCGCCCGCACCGCCGGCGTGAGCCGCCAAACCCTCTACAACGAGTTCGGATCGCGGCACGACGTGGCGCAGCAGTACATCCTCAGGCTCGTCGACGGCTACCTGGACCAGGTGGAGACCGACATCGCAGAGCATCCCGGCGACGCACGGGCGGCGCTCGAGACGGCGTTCCGCTCGTTCTTGACGATGGCGGCGGCGGACCCGATGGTGCGCTCTGCCATCGAGGGCACGGCGTCCGACGACGTCCTGCGGCTGATGACCAGCGAGGCGGGCACGCTGCTGGCCTCGGCGAGCGAGCGGCTGGCCCGGATCTTCGCCGACTCGTGGGCGCGGTTGTCGCCCGACGACGCCCACCGGCTGGGCCGGCACCTGGTGCGCCATGCGCTGAGCTACGTCACGATCGCCCCCGGCACCGAGGAGGACCCGGCCGCCGACATGAGCCTGCTGCTCGCCCCGGCCGTGCAGGCCCTCGCCGACGACGCTGCGCGGTAG
- a CDS encoding MFS transporter: MGQAQELTERRPAAPPVRVVPVMAALLCALVPVQLDALVTATALPTIAGDLGGFGRLAWIATLYLLTMAVGTAVGGRFGDQYGRRAVLLAAQAVFVAGSLWAALAGGMTGLLLARAVQGLGAGITLTSLMATVADIAPPEKRARYQSMFGAVAPLSMIIGPWIGGIITDHLGWRWIFALNIPVVALAMVGVALLLRTPRERTGGRIDSLGLAAITVTGTGWVLAGSWVGRYGWTSPHVLIAGGIGAVGIAATWAVEHRAAQPFLPRALFRDRSVLMSAAVLALSMGAVMMAAINFLPVFLQLVQGRSAANSGLLLLPMLLPAIVVSLLVGRWTDAPSRFRPAMLTGTGILTAGCALIATMGPGTAMWQTMLYMIVLGAGIGMLFQTPVVLVQNAAPPREVGAATGAVSFLRMLVGAVGVGTLGSIFTGRLADGIVDSGAPGTEMLDPSSVDPATLGTLPDAAVHAVADAAASANTLLFVIATGIAAVALAAAAAVPRRRSECDTA, translated from the coding sequence ATGGGACAGGCACAGGAACTCACAGAACGGCGCCCCGCCGCGCCGCCGGTGCGGGTCGTCCCCGTCATGGCGGCGTTGTTGTGCGCGCTCGTCCCGGTGCAACTCGACGCGCTGGTGACCGCCACCGCACTGCCGACCATCGCGGGCGACCTCGGCGGGTTCGGCCGGCTCGCCTGGATCGCCACCCTCTACCTGCTGACGATGGCGGTCGGCACCGCGGTGGGCGGGCGGTTCGGCGACCAGTACGGGCGCAGGGCCGTCCTGCTCGCCGCCCAAGCGGTGTTCGTGGCAGGCTCGCTGTGGGCGGCGCTCGCTGGCGGGATGACGGGGTTGCTGCTGGCGCGCGCGGTGCAGGGCCTCGGTGCGGGGATCACCCTCACCAGCCTCATGGCCACCGTCGCGGACATCGCGCCTCCCGAGAAGCGGGCTCGGTATCAGAGCATGTTCGGCGCGGTCGCCCCGCTGTCGATGATCATCGGGCCGTGGATCGGCGGCATCATCACCGACCACCTGGGCTGGCGCTGGATCTTCGCGCTCAACATCCCCGTCGTCGCGCTTGCGATGGTGGGCGTGGCGCTGCTCCTGCGGACACCGCGAGAGCGCACCGGCGGCAGGATCGACAGCCTGGGGCTGGCCGCCATCACCGTCACCGGCACCGGGTGGGTGCTCGCCGGCAGCTGGGTGGGGCGGTACGGGTGGACTTCGCCGCACGTGCTGATCGCCGGTGGGATCGGGGCCGTCGGCATCGCCGCCACCTGGGCCGTCGAACATCGTGCCGCACAGCCGTTTCTGCCACGCGCGCTGTTCCGGGATCGATCCGTTCTCATGAGCGCCGCGGTCCTGGCACTGAGCATGGGCGCGGTGATGATGGCGGCGATCAACTTCCTGCCGGTGTTCCTGCAGCTCGTGCAGGGCCGCTCGGCGGCGAACAGCGGACTGCTCCTGCTGCCGATGCTGCTGCCGGCGATCGTCGTCTCCCTGCTCGTGGGTCGCTGGACCGATGCGCCGTCCCGCTTCCGTCCTGCGATGCTCACCGGAACCGGGATCCTCACCGCCGGCTGCGCGCTGATCGCGACGATGGGGCCGGGCACCGCGATGTGGCAGACGATGCTCTACATGATCGTGCTGGGCGCCGGCATCGGCATGCTCTTCCAGACGCCGGTGGTGCTGGTGCAGAACGCGGCACCGCCGCGCGAGGTGGGCGCGGCCACCGGAGCGGTGTCGTTCCTGCGCATGCTCGTCGGCGCGGTGGGCGTGGGCACGCTCGGATCGATCTTCACCGGACGTCTGGCCGACGGGATCGTCGACTCTGGCGCGCCCGGCACGGAGATGCTCGATCCGTCGTCGGTCGACCCCGCGACGCTCGGCACGCTGCCGGACGCTGCAGTGCACGCCGTCGCCGACGCCGCGGCCTCGGCGAACACGCTGCTGTTCGTCATCGCGACGGGGATCGCAGCCGTGGCCCTCGCCGCTGCCGCGGCGGTCCCGCGGCGGCGGAGCGAATGCGACACGGCGTAG
- a CDS encoding TetR/AcrR family transcriptional regulator → MPGRRTGTRQRIVDTSMRMFVEQGYDGTSLREIAEALEVTKAALYYHFRTKEEIVEEAFGAHEHRLDELMRWLETTGPSADRDAELLDRIDALFSGESGLVMRFGQVNRAVMFRESFGARHLELMSRLIGTLTRDAPGVEGRLRSILAFGAVVLAATGPSDDEAFELGGTADERRAAGRRVAGELLAGLR, encoded by the coding sequence GTGCCAGGCAGACGCACGGGAACGCGGCAACGGATCGTCGACACATCCATGCGGATGTTCGTCGAGCAGGGCTACGACGGGACGTCGCTACGGGAGATCGCCGAGGCCCTCGAGGTCACCAAGGCCGCGCTCTACTACCATTTCCGCACCAAGGAGGAGATCGTCGAGGAGGCCTTCGGTGCGCACGAGCACCGCCTCGACGAGCTGATGCGCTGGCTGGAGACGACCGGCCCGTCCGCCGACCGCGATGCGGAACTCCTCGACCGGATCGACGCGCTCTTCTCCGGCGAATCGGGACTGGTCATGCGGTTCGGTCAGGTGAACCGTGCGGTGATGTTCCGGGAGAGCTTCGGCGCCCGGCACCTGGAGCTGATGTCCCGACTGATCGGCACGCTCACCCGCGACGCCCCGGGAGTGGAGGGGCGGCTGCGTTCGATCCTCGCCTTCGGCGCGGTGGTGCTCGCCGCGACGGGGCCGTCGGACGACGAGGCCTTCGAGCTCGGCGGCACCGCCGACGAGCGGCGGGCCGCAGGGCGCCGGGTGGCCGGCGAACTGCTCGCCGGCCTCCGCTGA
- a CDS encoding ATP-binding cassette domain-containing protein — MPQQQPDSPSAPDDPQVGADPGTTDDPAPPSPAAVTATGLHAAGPDGPVFGPLDLRITRGGLHILQGPSGSGRTTLLLALAGRFTVDGGAVDVLGRTRPAAVRGLCAIAGFRGIDELDGSVRVRTVVHEQLAWNTPWYRRTPRMDDEAYAGTLRPVFGDLPLPPSATRVEDLGELDRMLLRIALAMAPAGHDEHSAPQVLFVDDIEQVRARDEQELLVRRLADLGRRATVVASAINPLPDTAPPHSLYPLQSTEPDSPDPLKGA; from the coding sequence GTGCCCCAGCAGCAGCCGGACTCCCCCTCAGCGCCGGATGACCCGCAGGTCGGGGCCGACCCTGGCACCACGGACGACCCCGCCCCGCCGTCCCCCGCGGCCGTCACCGCGACGGGGCTGCACGCGGCCGGCCCCGACGGGCCGGTGTTCGGTCCGCTGGACCTGCGCATCACGCGGGGCGGGTTGCACATCCTCCAGGGCCCCTCCGGGTCCGGCCGCACCACACTGCTGCTGGCCCTCGCGGGCCGGTTCACGGTGGACGGCGGCGCGGTCGACGTGCTCGGCCGCACCCGGCCGGCCGCCGTCCGCGGACTCTGCGCCATCGCTGGCTTCCGGGGGATCGACGAGCTCGACGGTTCCGTGCGGGTGCGCACCGTCGTGCACGAACAGCTCGCCTGGAACACCCCGTGGTACCGGCGCACGCCCCGGATGGACGACGAGGCTTACGCGGGCACGCTGCGCCCCGTCTTCGGCGACCTGCCGCTGCCGCCGTCCGCCACCCGCGTCGAGGACCTGGGCGAGCTGGACCGGATGCTGCTGCGGATCGCGCTGGCCATGGCGCCGGCGGGACACGACGAGCACTCCGCGCCGCAGGTGCTGTTCGTCGACGACATCGAACAGGTGCGGGCCCGGGACGAGCAGGAGCTTCTCGTCCGCCGGCTCGCCGATCTCGGCCGCCGCGCCACCGTGGTCGCCTCGGCCATCAACCCCCTTCCCGATACCGCGCCGCCGCACAGCCTCTACCCGCTGCAGTCGACGGAGCCGGACTCCCCCGACCCCCTGAAAGGCGCCTGA
- a CDS encoding YhgE/Pip domain-containing protein, producing the protein MLAGFSIGSELKRFGKGRMPKIALLAIVFMPLLYGALYLWAFWNPFNEVDRLPVALVDSDRGAVVEGQPLHAGKQVADELLSRNDLDWHLVSPQEARQGVEDGDYYFSVTLPENFSAAVGSPMSDDPRQATIDVLYNDTNNYLSTVIGQNAMNQLQLAVSQTISSQAVDKVLIGLQSAGDGLQQAADGAGRLADGAATLDDGAGELDAGAHTLSEGIDAAQAGSGELADGASRLSDGIDTATGGVLALTDGLGRLSAGTDQLGAGAAQISGGVAQVVGLLDPVGQVQSDAARQVAQVADLLRGNPDPLSQQAVAALDGLQHTLATQGLAPAALDRLHQLRDGAARLSTELNDPSSQYRSGITALVDGGGALRSGLQQLSAGGHELDSGAAALHSGLGELSAGGHRLTDGTTTLAEGTEQLRSGSAELAQRLGEGAEQVPDWNEQQRKDVSSTIGAPVGVDEDSVTHAPTFGIGFAPFFLSLALYVGGIIVWMLLRPIQQRPLAGRLGALRVVFASFWPALWIVVAQAVVMYLVVRFALDLNPAYPAATFGMLLLIGATFLALIQMFNVVLGTSVGRVVTLAFLMLQLVSSGGVYPVETTSRPFQWLHPFDPMTYTVDGLRQVTLGHVDSRLWISLAVLAGVFVGSLALSALAARRDRRWTVERLHPPIEV; encoded by the coding sequence ATGCTCGCCGGATTCTCGATCGGCTCCGAGCTCAAGCGATTCGGCAAGGGCCGCATGCCCAAGATCGCGCTGCTGGCCATCGTCTTCATGCCGCTGCTCTACGGCGCGCTGTACCTGTGGGCCTTCTGGAACCCGTTCAACGAGGTGGATCGGCTGCCGGTGGCCCTGGTCGACAGCGACCGCGGGGCCGTCGTCGAAGGGCAGCCGCTCCACGCGGGCAAGCAGGTGGCCGACGAGCTGCTGAGCCGCAACGACCTGGACTGGCACCTGGTCTCGCCGCAGGAGGCCCGGCAGGGCGTGGAGGACGGCGACTACTACTTCTCCGTGACGCTGCCGGAGAACTTCAGCGCCGCCGTGGGATCGCCGATGTCCGACGACCCGCGGCAGGCGACGATCGACGTGCTCTACAACGACACCAACAACTACCTGAGCACGGTGATCGGGCAGAACGCCATGAACCAGCTGCAGCTGGCGGTGAGTCAGACCATCAGCAGCCAGGCCGTGGACAAGGTGCTGATCGGGCTGCAATCGGCCGGCGACGGCCTGCAGCAGGCCGCCGACGGCGCGGGGCGGCTCGCCGACGGCGCCGCGACCCTCGACGACGGCGCAGGCGAGCTCGACGCGGGCGCGCACACGCTGTCCGAGGGCATCGACGCGGCGCAAGCGGGATCCGGCGAACTCGCCGACGGCGCGTCGCGGCTCTCGGACGGCATCGACACGGCCACCGGCGGCGTGCTGGCGCTCACCGACGGGCTGGGGCGCCTCAGCGCGGGCACCGACCAGCTGGGGGCCGGCGCCGCGCAGATCAGCGGCGGCGTCGCTCAGGTGGTGGGGCTGCTCGACCCCGTCGGGCAGGTCCAGTCCGACGCCGCCCGGCAGGTGGCGCAGGTGGCCGACCTGCTGCGCGGCAACCCCGACCCGCTCTCGCAGCAGGCCGTCGCCGCGTTGGACGGGCTGCAGCACACCCTTGCCACCCAGGGGCTGGCCCCCGCCGCCCTGGACCGGCTGCATCAGCTTCGGGACGGCGCGGCACGGCTGTCCACCGAGCTCAACGACCCGTCGTCGCAGTACCGCAGCGGGATCACCGCGCTGGTCGACGGCGGCGGTGCGCTGCGCTCCGGCCTGCAGCAGCTCTCCGCCGGCGGGCATGAGCTCGACAGCGGCGCGGCCGCACTGCACAGCGGGCTCGGCGAGCTCTCCGCCGGCGGGCACCGGCTCACCGACGGGACCACCACGCTCGCCGAGGGCACCGAGCAGCTGCGCAGCGGGTCGGCCGAACTCGCGCAGCGGCTGGGCGAGGGCGCCGAGCAGGTGCCGGACTGGAACGAGCAGCAGCGCAAGGACGTCTCGTCCACCATCGGGGCTCCCGTCGGCGTGGACGAGGACAGCGTCACCCATGCGCCCACGTTCGGCATCGGGTTCGCGCCGTTCTTCCTGTCGTTGGCGCTGTATGTGGGCGGCATCATCGTCTGGATGCTGCTGCGGCCCATCCAGCAGCGCCCACTCGCGGGCAGGCTCGGCGCGCTGCGGGTGGTGTTCGCATCGTTCTGGCCGGCGCTGTGGATCGTCGTCGCGCAGGCGGTGGTGATGTACCTGGTGGTGCGCTTCGCCCTGGACCTGAACCCCGCCTACCCCGCGGCGACCTTCGGGATGCTGTTGCTGATCGGGGCGACGTTCCTGGCCCTGATCCAGATGTTCAACGTGGTGCTGGGCACCTCGGTGGGCAGGGTGGTCACGCTCGCGTTCCTCATGCTCCAGCTCGTGTCCTCGGGCGGGGTCTACCCGGTGGAGACCACCTCGAGGCCGTTCCAATGGCTGCATCCCTTCGATCCGATGACCTACACCGTCGACGGCCTGCGCCAGGTGACTCTGGGCCACGTCGACAGCCGGCTGTGGATCTCGCTGGCGGTCCTCGCCGGGGTGTTCGTCGGCTCGCTGGCCCTGAGCGCCCTGGCGGCGCGGCGCGACCGGCGCTGGACCGTCGAGCGCCTGCACCCGCCGATCGAGGTGTGA
- a CDS encoding SDR family oxidoreductase, with product MARVVVFGGHGKVAMLLHPLLVERGDEVTAVVRNPNHAEEVMAAGAQPLVADVEQLDADAIAEEIGAFDAVVWSAGAGGGNPERTYAVDRDAAVRSMDAAVRAGLRRYVMVSYFGAGPGHGVPSDNGFFPYAEAKAAADAHLRSTDLDWTILGPSRLTLEPGSGRIEADEGPQSRMPKGEVPRADVAAVITEALHRDDTIRRTVEFNTGPTPIAEALNRS from the coding sequence ATGGCGCGCGTCGTCGTCTTCGGTGGCCACGGCAAGGTGGCGATGCTGCTGCATCCGCTGCTGGTCGAGCGCGGCGACGAGGTCACCGCCGTCGTGCGCAACCCCAACCACGCGGAGGAGGTGATGGCGGCGGGCGCCCAGCCCCTGGTGGCCGACGTGGAGCAGCTCGATGCCGACGCGATCGCGGAGGAGATCGGCGCGTTCGACGCCGTGGTGTGGTCCGCGGGCGCGGGCGGCGGCAACCCGGAACGCACCTACGCCGTGGACCGGGATGCGGCCGTCCGCTCGATGGACGCGGCGGTCCGTGCCGGGCTGCGCCGCTATGTGATGGTCTCCTACTTCGGTGCGGGCCCGGGGCACGGCGTCCCGTCGGACAACGGCTTCTTCCCCTACGCCGAGGCCAAGGCCGCCGCCGACGCCCACCTGCGGAGCACCGACCTGGACTGGACGATCCTGGGACCCAGCCGTCTCACCCTCGAGCCCGGCTCGGGCCGGATCGAGGCGGACGAGGGGCCGCAGTCGCGGATGCCCAAGGGCGAGGTCCCCCGCGCCGACGTGGCCGCGGTGATCACCGAGGCGCTGCACCGCGACGACACCATCCGGCGCACCGTCGAGTTCAACACGGGCCCCACCCCGATCGCCGAGGCGCTGAACCGGAGCTGA